The proteins below are encoded in one region of Pseudobacteriovorax antillogorgiicola:
- a CDS encoding VWA domain-containing protein: MMSNSLERGLWSLLLSWILLLVSCHEEVRFNSNGRVQSYDQSLVKEYQFQAGTIRSDSIYFEPKKLSFDHRIVLEQIPNGYAKTFQMVRPIQKEEFIQGGQGRSQKDDFALIESGYLDLLIVIDNSSSMEAFQLQLQKRFKNLLSNISNTNWQIAVATTSSSCLRSALDGTKILKRTDFDISSATAQRRFEQLISAGVNGSTVEKGILTATEALQGDCGDTRFPWTRADSQKAVLIVSDEKNCGSASNEGCVAEEYSSADYFLSRSPRNTRVYGLLLFQDDFAACPNSGGYDNQYPSEYMRLIQETGGLAGEICQADYSEVLETISSHVSKDIKRRFSLTFQPDPGTLKVYLDGELLTDGYVLIGQELRLMITPSLESEMLFVDYTYGRQSMRHYFDLSKPIDPETLEVVVDQEIKSPDDFYIMEGKTVVFRNVPAASSKLKFSYRQDGLLKKTFPLTWPSDALIQSVRVNGNELPVEIDYDRQWLKFNDPPMDGAEVSLEYQQANAKILDYPIPQYQNRHIQSIEIIDAETAEPIDFQIVNSYIKFKPEEVWPGRELVASIQLLPREDDSLFQFTVPPTVIPDSMVVTTLDGEDCADSLDIHNGDVKLSCDESIDGGLAVSYRYIEKYTNQFVVDQEDDPQSIWRVFIDGVEYTKFQRLDGNLIIPPEDLEPGSSVAIQITPPIRVTAVSKKY, encoded by the coding sequence ATGATGAGCAACTCTCTGGAAAGAGGACTATGGAGCCTCTTGCTTTCGTGGATCTTATTACTGGTTTCTTGTCATGAAGAAGTTCGTTTCAACAGCAATGGACGGGTTCAGAGCTACGATCAAAGCCTTGTAAAGGAATATCAATTCCAAGCAGGAACGATTCGATCAGACTCCATCTACTTCGAGCCGAAAAAACTGTCGTTCGACCATAGAATTGTGCTTGAGCAGATTCCCAATGGCTATGCGAAAACCTTTCAGATGGTCAGGCCAATCCAGAAAGAGGAATTTATTCAAGGTGGCCAAGGGCGATCTCAAAAAGACGACTTTGCCCTCATTGAGTCTGGCTATCTCGACCTTCTAATTGTCATCGACAATTCGTCTAGCATGGAGGCGTTTCAGCTCCAGCTACAAAAACGCTTTAAAAACTTGCTTAGTAACATCTCCAATACCAATTGGCAGATAGCGGTGGCGACCACTTCGAGTAGCTGTTTGCGCTCTGCCCTTGATGGAACCAAAATATTGAAGCGGACTGATTTTGATATATCCTCAGCCACTGCTCAAAGGCGATTTGAACAGCTCATTTCAGCTGGTGTTAACGGCAGCACAGTAGAGAAAGGTATCTTGACTGCGACTGAGGCTTTGCAAGGAGATTGTGGTGATACTCGCTTCCCATGGACGCGAGCAGATTCGCAGAAAGCAGTGCTCATCGTATCTGATGAAAAAAACTGTGGTAGTGCTAGCAACGAAGGCTGTGTCGCGGAGGAATATAGTTCCGCAGATTACTTTCTAAGTCGATCACCGAGAAATACTAGGGTTTATGGATTGCTTCTTTTCCAAGATGATTTTGCCGCCTGTCCTAACTCTGGAGGATATGACAATCAATATCCGAGCGAATATATGCGCTTGATTCAAGAAACAGGTGGACTGGCTGGGGAAATCTGTCAAGCCGACTATAGCGAAGTTCTGGAAACCATTTCTAGCCATGTGAGCAAGGATATCAAAAGGCGTTTTTCACTCACCTTCCAGCCTGATCCAGGCACTCTTAAAGTATATTTGGATGGGGAGCTACTAACTGATGGTTACGTTCTTATTGGTCAAGAGCTGCGCTTGATGATCACACCAAGCTTGGAGAGCGAAATGCTCTTTGTCGACTACACCTATGGCAGGCAGTCCATGCGTCACTACTTTGATTTAAGCAAACCCATCGATCCTGAAACCTTGGAAGTCGTGGTCGACCAAGAAATCAAATCACCAGACGACTTTTATATCATGGAAGGCAAGACTGTTGTGTTTCGTAATGTGCCAGCGGCCAGTTCGAAATTGAAGTTTTCTTATCGCCAGGATGGATTATTGAAGAAGACATTTCCTTTAACTTGGCCATCGGATGCTCTCATTCAAAGCGTTCGCGTGAACGGTAACGAGTTGCCAGTGGAAATTGATTATGATCGCCAATGGCTGAAATTCAACGATCCTCCGATGGATGGAGCTGAGGTGAGCCTTGAGTATCAGCAAGCCAATGCCAAGATCCTCGACTACCCGATTCCGCAGTATCAAAATAGGCATATCCAGTCCATCGAAATTATAGATGCAGAAACCGCTGAACCTATCGACTTCCAAATTGTAAACAGCTATATCAAATTCAAGCCTGAGGAGGTTTGGCCAGGTCGTGAATTGGTGGCCAGCATCCAATTATTACCAAGAGAGGATGATAGTCTTTTCCAGTTCACCGTGCCTCCAACCGTAATCCCGGATTCTATGGTTGTGACAACCCTCGATGGTGAGGATTGTGCCGATAGCTTGGATATCCACAACGGCGATGTCAAGCTAAGCTGCGATGAGTCTATTGATGGTGGCTTGGCTGTGAGTTATCGCTACATCGAAAAGTATACCAATCAGTTTGTGGTGGATCAGGAGGACGACCCCCAAAGCATCTGGAGAGTGTTCATCGACGGTGTGGAGTACACCAAGTTTCAAAGGCTTGATGGGAATCTCATTATTCCCCCGGAAGACTTGGAGCCAGGAAGTTCGGTGGCGATTCAGATAACCCCACCTATTAGGGTAACAGCAGTTTCAAAAAAATATTGA
- a CDS encoding helix-turn-helix domain-containing protein: MDSFLSDNMVAEIQTIYDEYLLRYKCKSAFSQIAKRANVSRSTVTRFIQGEAKPQFENLVAIMAVMLNKSDLAAFIEKHFPEMGSILKSTYQPDSDGSVHLNSDSLTRHLTTEVGDLIYNLASTNEGTTRKQIERLRGLAGLDSVDELLEEDHLQIDTDGRISNKEKEFALWDSKTVMRGISFDLDRFDSGLLGTSGAAIVRHTESLNMEGLSEVKKAIYRASQEISRIKHDPRYQGNIPFYVSAVFNLFDKENFGDDEVKK, translated from the coding sequence ATGGATTCTTTTCTTTCGGATAATATGGTAGCAGAAATTCAAACTATCTATGATGAGTACTTACTACGCTATAAGTGCAAGTCAGCTTTCTCGCAGATAGCCAAAAGGGCTAATGTATCAAGAAGTACTGTCACGCGATTCATTCAGGGAGAAGCTAAGCCTCAGTTCGAAAATCTCGTTGCTATTATGGCAGTCATGTTGAACAAAAGTGACCTAGCAGCGTTTATTGAGAAGCACTTTCCAGAGATGGGCTCCATCCTCAAATCGACATATCAACCAGACAGCGATGGTTCAGTGCATCTCAACTCAGATAGTCTCACGAGACACCTTACAACAGAAGTAGGGGACTTGATTTACAACCTAGCCTCTACGAATGAGGGAACCACAAGAAAGCAGATTGAGAGATTGCGAGGCCTAGCAGGACTGGACTCTGTCGACGAGTTACTGGAAGAGGATCATCTGCAGATAGACACAGATGGTAGGATCTCGAACAAAGAAAAAGAGTTTGCTCTATGGGATTCAAAGACAGTTATGAGGGGGATATCATTCGACCTCGATAGGTTTGACTCAGGGCTTTTAGGCACAAGTGGTGCTGCGATTGTAAGACATACAGAGTCATTAAACATGGAAGGTCTATCTGAGGTAAAGAAGGCAATCTATAGAGCTTCACAAGAAATATCACGAATTAAGCATGATCCCCGTTATCAGGGCAACATTCCCTTTTACGTGTCCGCTGTATTTAATCTCTTCGATAAAGAAAACTTTGGTGATGATGAGGTGAAAAAATGA
- a CDS encoding CPBP family intramembrane glutamic endopeptidase, with protein sequence MLLFASKEAIYVDGIEIQYTHKLSLEPPLKIIYTIFTSALMEEILFRVMLIGLLAKLNFRFKILISSIVFTLSHVSLYQLEIPLIHRAETASQLLLSGLLLGMLYKRYSLSTAVVFHILYNSYTAFLRPVLVNLERLQLGLLLCLGVIYSLIVVGREIKIIVNNRLIEKHWSLDT encoded by the coding sequence ATGCTCTTATTTGCCTCGAAAGAAGCAATTTATGTTGACGGCATCGAGATTCAGTACACACACAAGCTCAGTCTGGAGCCTCCGTTAAAGATTATATATACAATATTTACCTCTGCTCTAATGGAGGAAATACTCTTTAGAGTAATGCTGATTGGCCTGTTAGCAAAGCTGAACTTCAGATTCAAGATACTTATTTCCTCTATAGTATTTACGCTTTCCCATGTTTCCCTATACCAGCTCGAAATCCCCCTCATACATAGGGCCGAGACAGCAAGTCAGTTGCTTTTGTCTGGCCTACTTCTTGGGATGCTATATAAAAGATACTCACTTTCAACAGCGGTAGTCTTTCACATTCTTTACAACAGCTACACGGCATTTCTAAGGCCAGTCCTTGTTAACCTAGAAAGACTCCAGCTCGGCCTGCTGCTGTGCCTTGGAGTCATCTATTCGCTGATAGTTGTAGGTAGGGAGATCAAGATCATCGTCAACAATCGACTAATCGAAAAACACTGGAGTTTAGATACATGA
- a CDS encoding serine/threonine protein kinase: protein MQIGPYILQEKIGEGALGEVFRALNTLDSSQVAIKKLHARLENDPKFIGILQHEMLVASKLDHPNLLKMLDFKAEPPHVYFVTKFVDGWPLKGLLKKVGRIPPLVALAIVYEVLKALDYLHLRDMIHADLSSGNILLNRDGSLVISDYGLVSDLATDRFKYELVGTPGYYSPEHVTSQAIGPYSDLYVVGLHLIEMINGVKPILLGRSRDHATEIFKLMNQYQPSLKCDSRTLSDALQQLLHGCLQIKPQNRWPQAEHIAEIIVKILKIFGINNPVLAIRQYLYDCRFTSMCIEYEQPIYTGNVPYSVEDLTLLSNSI, encoded by the coding sequence ATGCAGATTGGACCTTATATATTGCAGGAGAAAATTGGCGAAGGTGCGCTGGGAGAAGTGTTTCGCGCTCTCAACACCCTCGACTCGTCGCAGGTAGCGATTAAAAAGCTCCATGCCCGTCTGGAAAACGATCCAAAGTTCATTGGTATCTTGCAGCATGAAATGCTGGTCGCTTCTAAGCTTGATCACCCAAACCTGCTCAAGATGCTCGACTTTAAAGCTGAGCCACCCCATGTATACTTTGTCACAAAGTTTGTCGATGGCTGGCCTCTCAAGGGTTTGTTAAAAAAGGTCGGGCGGATACCTCCATTGGTTGCATTGGCAATTGTCTACGAGGTTCTCAAGGCTCTAGACTACCTTCACCTTCGGGACATGATCCATGCCGATCTTTCGTCAGGAAATATTTTGTTGAACCGGGACGGGTCTCTCGTGATTTCTGACTATGGTCTCGTGAGCGACCTAGCTACGGATCGCTTCAAGTATGAACTTGTGGGGACTCCTGGCTACTACTCCCCGGAGCATGTGACGAGCCAGGCTATTGGCCCATATTCAGATCTTTACGTGGTAGGCCTTCATCTCATTGAGATGATCAATGGCGTCAAGCCCATTCTTCTCGGCAGATCACGAGACCATGCGACTGAGATCTTCAAGTTAATGAACCAATATCAGCCAAGCTTAAAGTGTGATTCAAGAACCCTATCAGACGCCCTTCAGCAATTGCTTCATGGCTGCTTGCAGATCAAGCCACAGAATCGATGGCCTCAAGCTGAGCATATTGCAGAAATTATTGTGAAGATTCTGAAGATTTTTGGCATCAACAACCCTGTTCTTGCTATAAGGCAATATCTATACGACTGCCGATTCACTTCGATGTGTATCGAGTACGAACAGCCGATCTATACTGGCAATGTCCCATACTCAGTAGAAGACCTGACTCTCTTAAGTAATAGCATTTAA
- a CDS encoding penicillin acylase family protein, translated as MRVIKVVILSLFTTCILAVAGAFWYEYEALPMRSGEIKSVGIKGDTQVIFNQWGVPHINAESRHDAYFALGYLHAQDRLLQMEGIRRIAQGRIAEIAGPERLETDIFFRSLGIHRMAKDLVASADLKHPAFQDMSSYLAGVNNYVETGKLPLEVLLGPGRPQPFTLEDIISAAAYISYTFDRGLKTDLWLYQAGSKISPAHMDDLDFGADSNNLSHRQPEVSRLFRERIAQVEESIDTYGRFQGSNAWVVSGEKSQSGKPMLANDTHIRFSNPSIWYEAYLKAPDLEIYGHFLPLISLPLLGNNSSHGWGLTIFHNNDIDLILETPDPHRPGHILRGEQSIPLASRPETIKVRGEEPHQFTVLSSDKGPIMDHLLDGQLLSVRWTFQQVTPETFHGLYELLSASDIASAEAAVQKIAAPSLNVLYANRSGDIGWWTTGLIPQLNRVEDHFQVAAADKFQTSFRSLNSNPHQVNPAKGFLSSANEQPADGVPGYYSYPERAQRLEFLLGNARSFTVDDFKRFQNDTKISFHQPLVIALKRTLSRQDPKVLLSKEAIAILDRWEGEHHTQDIAPTIFSEYIYQLVAATFRDEMGAELFEEFIDREIALKSLMSVSRKPYSPWWNNVETQYRETMNDVIIEAWRKTLRALSEKYGQELQTWVWGRHHQVSFDHPLGKIPVLGLFLNLGPYPAPGGMETLNQIAYRFGTGSANAVHGPATRRIIDFAKPEESLSVLPTGQSGRFLDPHYRDQVDSYLSGTYRRALLNPDPSTEGYSQLWLKPQIKEKMQVSTKAQDGASPQ; from the coding sequence ATGAGAGTCATCAAGGTCGTAATACTGTCTCTTTTTACCACGTGCATTCTCGCTGTTGCTGGAGCGTTTTGGTACGAGTATGAAGCTCTTCCCATGAGATCGGGAGAGATCAAAAGTGTTGGCATCAAAGGTGACACCCAAGTCATATTCAACCAGTGGGGCGTTCCCCACATCAATGCCGAAAGCCGTCATGATGCTTATTTTGCTCTCGGTTACTTGCACGCTCAGGATAGGCTTCTTCAAATGGAAGGGATTCGGCGCATTGCCCAGGGTCGCATCGCGGAGATTGCAGGACCTGAGCGCCTTGAGACCGATATTTTCTTTCGGAGCCTTGGGATCCATCGGATGGCAAAGGACTTGGTGGCGTCAGCTGATCTCAAACACCCTGCCTTCCAAGACATGAGTTCCTACCTTGCTGGTGTGAATAACTATGTGGAAACTGGCAAGCTTCCACTGGAAGTCCTCCTCGGGCCAGGTCGGCCACAACCGTTCACATTGGAAGATATTATTTCGGCTGCCGCCTATATCTCTTATACTTTCGACCGTGGCCTCAAGACCGACCTTTGGCTCTATCAAGCTGGGTCAAAGATCAGCCCAGCCCACATGGATGATTTAGACTTCGGCGCCGACTCGAACAATCTATCTCACAGGCAACCTGAAGTGTCCCGATTATTTCGGGAGCGCATCGCGCAGGTAGAAGAATCTATCGATACTTATGGGAGGTTTCAGGGAAGCAATGCCTGGGTCGTTTCTGGAGAGAAGTCACAATCAGGTAAGCCTATGCTTGCCAATGACACCCACATTAGATTTTCCAACCCCTCCATCTGGTACGAGGCTTACCTAAAAGCGCCCGACTTGGAGATTTATGGTCACTTTCTGCCTTTGATTAGCCTCCCCCTCTTAGGTAACAATAGCAGTCACGGCTGGGGGCTTACGATCTTTCACAACAACGATATCGATCTTATACTGGAAACTCCCGATCCCCATAGACCAGGTCATATCCTGAGAGGTGAACAAAGCATTCCCTTGGCAAGCAGACCCGAAACCATCAAAGTCCGTGGCGAGGAGCCCCATCAGTTTACCGTACTAAGCAGTGACAAAGGCCCTATCATGGATCACCTCTTGGACGGCCAGTTGCTAAGCGTTCGCTGGACCTTTCAACAGGTAACCCCTGAAACATTCCATGGCCTTTACGAACTCCTTAGTGCAAGCGACATAGCATCTGCTGAAGCTGCGGTCCAAAAAATTGCAGCCCCGTCGCTCAACGTTTTATATGCGAATCGATCAGGAGACATTGGCTGGTGGACAACAGGCTTGATTCCCCAGCTTAATCGGGTGGAAGATCATTTTCAGGTTGCCGCAGCGGATAAGTTCCAAACCAGCTTTCGCAGCTTGAACAGCAACCCGCATCAGGTGAACCCGGCAAAAGGCTTTCTATCATCTGCCAACGAGCAACCAGCCGATGGTGTTCCTGGTTATTACTCCTACCCAGAACGAGCTCAACGATTAGAATTTTTGCTTGGTAACGCTCGATCTTTCACGGTGGACGATTTCAAACGCTTTCAAAATGACACGAAAATCAGTTTTCACCAACCCCTTGTCATAGCTCTTAAGCGAACTCTGTCGAGGCAAGACCCAAAGGTGTTGCTCAGCAAAGAGGCCATAGCAATTCTTGATCGCTGGGAGGGAGAGCACCATACCCAGGATATTGCACCCACCATTTTTTCTGAATATATCTATCAGCTGGTCGCTGCAACATTCAGAGATGAGATGGGAGCCGAGCTTTTTGAGGAGTTTATCGACCGCGAGATCGCCTTAAAAAGCCTCATGAGCGTATCTCGCAAGCCCTATTCGCCCTGGTGGAACAACGTCGAAACCCAGTATCGCGAAACGATGAACGACGTGATCATTGAAGCCTGGCGTAAAACCCTGCGGGCCTTATCAGAAAAGTATGGTCAAGAGCTTCAAACGTGGGTTTGGGGGCGCCATCATCAAGTGAGTTTCGATCATCCCCTGGGAAAGATCCCAGTCCTAGGATTGTTCCTAAACTTAGGTCCCTATCCTGCACCAGGAGGAATGGAGACGTTAAACCAAATCGCCTATCGCTTCGGCACCGGATCAGCAAATGCTGTTCATGGACCTGCGACCAGGAGAATCATTGATTTTGCCAAGCCCGAAGAGTCTCTCTCAGTTCTACCAACGGGGCAATCGGGGCGATTTCTTGACCCTCATTACCGGGATCAAGTCGACTCATATCTCTCGGGAACCTATCGACGGGCGCTACTCAACCCTGACCCTTCCACAGAGGGCTACAGCCAGCTGTGGCTCAAGCCACAGATCAAGGAAAAAATGCAGGTGAGCACCAAGGCTCAAGATGGAGCTAGTCCTCAATAA
- a CDS encoding c-type cytochrome, with protein MIQRIAMIAMLSWGLGSCTRCSQSQEPEADAPADTVEAPQDEVHSMAKPTGQPDEDGAIFEKKKVTPVQILKMKEIENDGQDFAYTKDNTDKGKAIYMAQCSRCHGVEGRGDGPEERQLSIAPTNLREWELKFGSSIEDLVYTINYGRSEGEMPAFRDQLSEEDIWTVAYYVEAWVSQANP; from the coding sequence ATGATTCAACGCATCGCCATGATTGCTATGCTGAGCTGGGGTCTGGGTAGTTGTACCAGGTGTAGCCAGAGTCAGGAGCCGGAGGCTGACGCTCCTGCTGATACTGTCGAAGCGCCGCAAGATGAAGTTCATTCTATGGCTAAGCCAACAGGGCAACCCGATGAAGACGGGGCAATCTTTGAGAAAAAGAAGGTAACTCCGGTTCAGATCCTGAAGATGAAAGAGATCGAAAACGATGGCCAAGACTTTGCGTATACGAAGGATAACACCGATAAAGGTAAGGCAATCTATATGGCGCAGTGCTCTCGTTGCCACGGAGTTGAGGGTCGCGGTGATGGGCCAGAAGAGCGACAGCTTTCCATTGCCCCTACCAACCTCCGAGAGTGGGAGTTAAAATTCGGCTCATCCATCGAGGATCTTGTCTATACCATTAACTACGGTAGAAGTGAGGGCGAGATGCCCGCCTTTCGGGACCAGCTTAGCGAAGAGGACATATGGACCGTGGCTTATTATGTGGAAGCCTGGGTTTCCCAAGCTAATCCATAG
- a CDS encoding response regulator, which produces MKSKYDLSIFIKENALGIVSDLGPLARLRDRTHALVELNLFQVEFITRSAINELIAEVDMYPHFVFVINQVRFSVLKQIFITGQLPSHVKVDQIRVEERTGGSAGVERDRCRSLPVLDLIKNLGQSESCNGSHFLNEQTLACFFNHVLTQVDLRPLYPTSLEFWQSYGAFVGTTFDHVTFQIQGIYFYIESLLPSLPMSFEENDNLTVELFTDFSELTKQLHVIDDIIDFRLERLLSVDWSDDYCPDSEILDFLLAVERATNVVPCLENLADDVGRKFNRWLDCAPLALNPQLRQRKALLSANLQSFDLYRQMIEHRLDEVRALRLLIGQSGDHVISRWQKIISGSIRSRFEVKAFQAFFGSRFDPFIEPEERLDSGSVLIFEREVKAMEQKLDERPTVLVAEDEAMLLDSISIFLHEEGYHVIEAKDGAEAFELFRQHKVDILVTDIRMPKMTGDVLIADIMKVRQLPIVVFTGYSDVPNYRLRDLGASDIIAKPVDFSELSDAIRRRLRKNHLESELEAVAHLKLLETRLENENADRTIRLGRDGFFLCGDWTGYNRGDTVRFNIDHEDPKLPLLVGVGKIYWANHSKYRDEEICPGIMIEFLSLDDQGASVKAWLEKASPLSSIPLILESERGGRNAA; this is translated from the coding sequence TTGAAATCTAAGTACGATCTATCCATATTTATTAAGGAAAATGCCTTAGGGATTGTATCCGATCTTGGCCCTTTGGCAAGACTCCGGGATCGCACCCACGCTCTCGTAGAACTCAATCTATTTCAAGTAGAGTTTATCACTAGAAGTGCAATTAACGAGCTGATTGCAGAGGTGGATATGTATCCTCATTTTGTCTTTGTGATCAATCAGGTGCGCTTCAGTGTTCTAAAGCAAATCTTTATCACAGGTCAACTTCCCTCCCACGTAAAAGTAGATCAAATTAGAGTAGAGGAGCGAACTGGTGGATCGGCTGGTGTGGAGAGAGACAGATGTCGCAGTTTACCAGTCCTCGACCTGATCAAGAACCTCGGACAGAGCGAATCTTGTAACGGTAGCCACTTCCTAAACGAGCAGACACTTGCATGCTTCTTTAATCACGTTCTCACTCAGGTAGATCTCAGACCTCTGTATCCCACCAGCTTAGAATTTTGGCAATCCTACGGTGCATTTGTGGGTACAACATTCGATCATGTGACCTTTCAAATCCAAGGTATTTACTTTTATATCGAAAGTCTTCTACCGTCGTTACCCATGAGCTTTGAAGAAAATGATAACTTGACTGTAGAGCTTTTCACTGACTTCTCAGAGCTTACGAAGCAGCTTCACGTGATCGACGATATTATCGATTTTCGCCTTGAAAGGTTGTTGTCTGTGGATTGGAGTGATGACTATTGCCCCGATAGTGAGATACTGGATTTCTTGCTGGCAGTAGAACGGGCGACCAATGTGGTGCCATGCTTAGAAAACCTGGCTGATGATGTCGGTCGGAAGTTCAATCGCTGGCTTGATTGTGCGCCCCTTGCTCTCAATCCACAACTAAGGCAGCGCAAAGCACTTCTTTCAGCCAACTTACAAAGCTTCGACCTTTATCGACAAATGATCGAGCACCGGTTGGATGAAGTTCGTGCCCTGAGACTACTCATCGGTCAGTCAGGGGATCATGTCATCAGCCGCTGGCAGAAAATTATTAGCGGAAGCATCCGTTCTAGGTTCGAGGTGAAGGCTTTTCAAGCATTCTTTGGCAGCCGTTTCGATCCTTTCATCGAGCCGGAAGAACGCTTAGATTCAGGTTCTGTGTTAATATTCGAAAGAGAGGTCAAGGCCATGGAGCAAAAACTTGATGAGCGTCCTACGGTACTGGTTGCGGAAGATGAGGCGATGCTTCTTGATTCCATTTCTATCTTCCTCCATGAAGAGGGTTATCACGTCATTGAAGCAAAGGATGGGGCAGAGGCTTTTGAACTTTTTCGGCAGCACAAGGTTGATATTCTTGTAACTGATATTCGCATGCCGAAAATGACTGGTGACGTGTTGATCGCAGATATTATGAAGGTTCGACAGCTTCCCATCGTGGTCTTTACTGGCTATTCTGATGTGCCAAACTATAGATTACGAGATCTTGGTGCCAGCGATATCATTGCAAAGCCTGTAGACTTTTCTGAATTGAGCGATGCGATCCGTAGGCGCCTAAGAAAAAACCACTTGGAAAGTGAATTAGAGGCGGTTGCTCACCTAAAGCTTCTTGAAACTCGTTTGGAGAATGAAAACGCAGATCGTACTATTCGCCTGGGCCGTGATGGTTTCTTTCTGTGCGGAGATTGGACTGGGTACAATCGGGGTGACACTGTTCGTTTCAATATTGATCATGAAGACCCCAAACTACCCTTGCTTGTCGGGGTTGGAAAAATCTATTGGGCAAACCACAGCAAATATCGTGATGAGGAAATTTGCCCTGGGATCATGATCGAGTTTTTGTCTCTCGACGATCAAGGTGCTTCGGTTAAGGCATGGCTAGAAAAGGCGTCACCACTAAGCTCTATTCCTTTAATTTTGGAAAGTGAGCGCGGGGGCAGAAATGCTGCATGA